One Pseudomonas lalucatii genomic window carries:
- a CDS encoding sensor domain-containing diguanylate cyclase produces MLLALLAIVHRRERHAREQLAQYRALAERLSEGVLQVARDGRISRHNQAAARLLGHGDAALVGQHLVDCLPQLSGMAAYTPQRCGLNEDDESTRAALEALRIGPADSDTGILFIRPASKGSRPAEDVERFKRSQYFARIGTWDWRIDSDELYWSDAIYGMFGYQLGQVTPSYQLFCASVHPDDQAQIRAGELRCIETGENHDEEYRVVWPDGTQRWLRETGNVVKDTAGRAVRMMGVVRDITEEKASARELHQLAHHDPLTGLANRLVFEEHLARAIERARRNVTRIALVFIDLNGFKTINDQHGHAAGDQVLVTTGARLRRTLRESDTLARIGGDEFVAILEDFSMTRAVEDEARAIAEKLLAALTKPIQVGDTLHRTGASLGIAVFPDHAPSMDRLIHLADMAMYEAKRSGNNQYRLALQA; encoded by the coding sequence TTGCTCCTGGCGCTTCTGGCCATTGTGCATCGCCGTGAGCGCCACGCTCGCGAGCAACTCGCCCAGTACCGGGCGCTGGCCGAACGGCTGTCCGAGGGCGTATTGCAGGTCGCGCGCGATGGCCGGATCAGCCGCCACAACCAGGCGGCCGCACGCTTGCTCGGGCATGGTGACGCGGCGCTGGTCGGTCAGCACCTGGTGGACTGCCTGCCGCAGCTCAGCGGAATGGCGGCATATACCCCCCAGCGCTGCGGCCTGAACGAAGATGACGAAAGTACCCGCGCGGCACTGGAGGCCCTGCGCATTGGCCCTGCCGATAGCGATACCGGCATCTTGTTTATCCGGCCTGCCAGCAAGGGCAGCAGGCCGGCTGAAGACGTCGAGCGTTTCAAGCGCAGCCAGTACTTCGCCCGCATCGGCACCTGGGATTGGCGCATCGACAGCGACGAGCTCTACTGGTCGGATGCCATCTACGGCATGTTCGGCTACCAGTTGGGCCAAGTGACGCCGTCTTACCAGCTGTTCTGCGCCAGTGTTCATCCGGATGACCAGGCCCAGATCCGCGCCGGCGAACTGCGCTGCATCGAGACCGGCGAAAACCACGACGAGGAGTACCGGGTGGTCTGGCCGGACGGCACCCAGCGCTGGCTGCGCGAGACCGGTAATGTGGTCAAGGACACCGCTGGGCGCGCCGTGCGCATGATGGGCGTGGTACGCGACATCACCGAAGAAAAGGCCTCGGCCCGCGAGCTGCATCAGTTGGCCCACCATGACCCGCTGACCGGCCTGGCCAACCGCCTGGTATTCGAAGAGCACCTGGCCAGGGCGATCGAACGGGCACGGCGCAATGTCACGCGCATCGCGCTGGTGTTCATCGACCTGAACGGTTTCAAGACCATCAACGACCAACATGGCCACGCCGCCGGGGACCAGGTGCTGGTCACCACCGGCGCACGCCTGCGCCGTACCCTGCGCGAGTCTGACACCCTGGCGCGGATCGGCGGCGATGAGTTCGTCGCCATCCTGGAAGACTTCTCGATGACGCGGGCTGTCGAAGACGAAGCCCGGGCCATCGCCGAGAAACTCCTCGCCGCCCTGACGAAACCCATCCAGGTCGGCGACACCCTCCACCGCACCGGCGCCAGCCTGGGCATCGCGGTGTTTCCCGACCACGCCCCCAGCATGGACAGGCTGATCCATCTCGCCGACATGGCGATGTACGAAGCCAAGCGCAGCGGCAACAATCAGTATCGCCTGGCGCTACAGGCGTAA
- a CDS encoding DUF1883 domain-containing protein codes for MKFIHQREHLNEDDIVVIECSQPCNIRLMNDANFRSFKNGGRHTYHGGAFDKFPAKITVPSSGFWNITIDTVTRKAISVTRKPTLKHSIKIIRRSDSRLR; via the coding sequence ATGAAGTTCATACACCAGCGCGAGCATCTGAACGAGGACGATATCGTCGTCATCGAGTGTTCGCAGCCCTGCAACATCCGCCTGATGAATGACGCGAACTTCCGCAGTTTCAAGAATGGCGGGCGCCATACCTATCACGGCGGTGCCTTCGACAAGTTTCCGGCGAAGATAACCGTGCCCAGCAGCGGTTTCTGGAACATCACCATCGATACCGTGACCCGTAAGGCGATCAGCGTCACCCGCAAGCCGACGCTGAAGCATTCGATCAAGATTATCCGCCGCTCGGATTCGCGCTTGAGGTAA
- a CDS encoding fatty acid cis/trans isomerase, producing MPYRALLSACLLLIGPPLAAQPLSYSRDIQPIFTRHCVACHACYDSPCQLNLGSGEGAARGAHKLPVYDGVRTEAQATTRLFLDAQGSEAWRRKGFFSVLEHRGSQAALMARMLELGHAAPLPANAKLPDGLAIDIRRANQCPRPNEFDDFARQHPRAGMPFAVTGLRDADYRTLQRWLREGAPVDAQDIVASESEARQIAAWERLFNAPGARESLVARWLYEHLFLAHLYFQDGEAGHFFQLLRSRTPSGHPVDPIATRRPNEAPGTVFYYRLAPVQGVIVHKTHITYGLSEQKLARVRQLFFAGDWQADGVPGYGAQRRANPFATFAAIPPQARYQFMLDDAEYFVRTFIRGPVCRGQIATDVIRDNFWTLFQDPRHDLYLTDPLYRAEATPLLAMPGQFDEIGDLLGLWLDYRDKRNEYEALRRGAYAAAPAADWAHIWSGNDNALLSIFRQHDSASVRKGLIGAIPQTLWWMDYPLLERTYYQLVVNFDVYGNVSHQAQTRLYFDLIRNGAEQNFLRLMPAESRQEILGSWYRRSGKLKLWLDYPGIDVRTPSALALAGSDPKRSFAEALLVRYAGLNARPDPLNRCQDSRCHREGLGRELQAAEQALSRLAGRPAAELEVIRLLPEATLLRVVPADGRREVYSLLRNRAHSNVAFMLGEALRYQPGRDSLTVYPGVLSSYPNFLFDMTAVQVPAFVMQLERVRDARDLERLVERWGIRRSHPQFWHYFHDLSAYIREHEPIEAGVLDMNRYQNL from the coding sequence ATGCCGTATCGCGCGCTGCTCAGTGCTTGTCTGCTGTTGATCGGCCCGCCGCTGGCCGCGCAGCCGCTGTCCTATAGCCGCGACATCCAGCCGATCTTCACCCGCCATTGCGTGGCCTGCCATGCCTGTTACGACTCGCCCTGCCAACTCAACCTGGGCAGCGGCGAAGGCGCCGCGCGCGGCGCCCACAAGTTGCCGGTGTACGACGGGGTGCGCACCGAGGCCCAGGCCACCACCCGCTTGTTTCTCGACGCCCAGGGCAGCGAGGCCTGGCGGCGCAAGGGCTTCTTCTCGGTGCTGGAGCACCGGGGCAGCCAGGCGGCGCTGATGGCGCGCATGCTCGAGCTGGGGCATGCGGCGCCGCTGCCGGCCAATGCCAAGTTGCCGGACGGGTTGGCGATCGACATCCGGCGGGCCAACCAGTGCCCGCGCCCGAACGAGTTCGACGACTTCGCCCGCCAGCATCCGCGGGCCGGGATGCCCTTCGCCGTGACCGGTCTGCGCGACGCGGACTATCGGACCCTGCAACGCTGGTTGCGCGAAGGGGCGCCGGTCGACGCCCAGGACATCGTTGCGAGTGAAAGCGAGGCCCGCCAGATCGCGGCCTGGGAGCGCCTGTTCAATGCCCCCGGAGCCCGCGAGAGCCTGGTGGCGCGCTGGCTGTACGAGCACCTGTTCCTCGCCCACCTGTACTTTCAGGACGGCGAGGCGGGGCATTTCTTTCAGTTGCTGCGTTCGCGCACCCCCAGCGGTCACCCGGTGGACCCCATCGCCACGCGGCGGCCGAATGAGGCCCCGGGCACCGTCTTCTATTACCGCCTGGCGCCGGTGCAGGGCGTCATCGTGCACAAGACCCATATCACCTACGGCCTGAGCGAGCAGAAGCTGGCGCGGGTCAGGCAGCTGTTCTTCGCCGGCGACTGGCAGGCCGACGGCGTGCCCGGCTATGGCGCCCAGCGCCGCGCCAATCCCTTCGCCACCTTCGCCGCCATTCCGCCCCAGGCGCGCTACCAGTTCATGCTGGACGACGCCGAATACTTCGTGCGTACCTTTATCCGTGGGCCGGTGTGCCGCGGGCAGATCGCCACCGACGTGATTCGCGATAACTTCTGGACCCTGTTCCAGGACCCGCGGCACGACCTCTATCTCACCGATCCGCTGTACCGTGCCGAGGCCACGCCGCTGCTGGCCATGCCCGGCCAGTTCGATGAGATCGGCGACCTGCTAGGGCTCTGGCTCGACTACCGCGACAAGCGCAACGAATACGAGGCCCTGCGCCGGGGCGCCTATGCCGCCGCGCCGGCGGCGGACTGGGCGCATATCTGGAGTGGCAATGACAACGCCTTGCTGTCGATCTTCCGCCAGCATGACAGTGCCTCGGTGCGCAAGGGCCTGATCGGCGCGATCCCGCAGACCCTCTGGTGGATGGACTACCCGCTGCTGGAGCGCACCTACTACCAGCTGGTGGTGAATTTCGACGTGTACGGCAACGTCTCCCATCAGGCGCAGACGCGGCTGTACTTCGACCTGATCCGCAACGGCGCCGAGCAGAACTTCCTGCGGCTGATGCCGGCCGAGTCGCGCCAGGAGATACTCGGCAGCTGGTACCGCCGAAGCGGCAAGCTCAAGCTGTGGCTGGATTATCCAGGCATCGACGTCCGCACGCCGAGTGCGCTGGCGCTGGCAGGCAGCGACCCCAAGCGGAGTTTCGCCGAGGCCCTGCTGGTGCGCTACGCCGGCCTCAATGCCCGGCCCGATCCGCTCAACCGATGCCAGGATTCGCGCTGCCACCGCGAGGGCCTCGGCCGCGAGCTGCAGGCGGCCGAGCAGGCTCTGAGCCGTCTGGCGGGCCGGCCGGCGGCGGAGCTCGAGGTCATCAGGCTACTGCCGGAGGCGACCCTGCTGCGGGTGGTGCCAGCGGACGGACGGCGGGAGGTCTACAGCCTGCTGCGCAATCGCGCCCACAGCAACGTGGCCTTCATGCTCGGCGAGGCGTTGCGCTACCAGCCCGGACGCGACTCCCTGACCGTCTACCCCGGGGTGCTCAGCAGCTATCCGAACTTCCTGTTCGATATGACGGCGGTCCAGGTGCCGGCGTTCGTCATGCAGCTGGAGCGGGTACGCGACGCCCGGGACCTGGAGAGGCTGGTCGAGCGCTGGGGAATACGCCGCAGTCACCCGCAGTTCTGGCACTACTTCCATGACCTGTCGGCCTACATCCGCGAGCACGAGCCCATCGAGGCTGGCGTGCTGGACATGAATCGCTACCAGAACCTCTAG
- the metH gene encoding methionine synthase, whose product MMSPSDRSARLNALQHALQERILILDGGMGTMIQSYKLEEEDYRGARFADWPQDVKGNNDLLILSRPDVIGAIEKAYLDAGADILETNTFNATRVSQADYGMEELVYELNVEGARLARQVADAKTAETPHRPRFVAGVLGPTSRTCSISPDVNNPGYRNVTFDELVENYTEATRGLIEGGADMILIETIFDTLNAKAAIFAVQEVYEQLGVELPIMISGTITDASGRTLSGQTTEAFWNSVRHAKPISVGLNCALGAKELRPYLEELATKAETHVSAHPNAGLPNAFGEYDETPAEMAAVVEEFAASGFLNIVGGCCGTTPGHIQAIAEAVAKYPPRALPDIPKACRLSGLEPFTIDRNSLFVNVGERTNITGSAKFARLIREENYTEALEVALQQVEAGAQVIDINMDEGMLDSQKAMVTFLNLIAGEPDISRVPIMIDSSKWEVIEAGLKCIQGKGIVNSISMKEGVEAFKHHAKLCKRYGAAVVVMAFDEAGQADTAARKREICQRSYDILVNEVGFPPEDIIFDPNIFAIATGIEEHNNYAVDFIEACAFIRDHLPFALSSGGVSNVSFSFRGNNPVREAIHSVFLYYAIQNGLTMGIVNAGQLEIYDEIPKQLRDAVEDVVLNRTANGTEALLAIADQYKGDGSVKEVENEEWRSLPVNQRLEHALVKGITAFIVEDTEECRQQCARPIEVIEGPLMSGMNIVGDLFGSGKMFLPQVVKSARVMKQAVAHLIPFIEAEKGDKPEAKGKILMATVKGDVHDIGKNIVGVVLGCNGYDIVDLGVMVPAEKILQTAKEEKCDIIGLSGLITPSLDEMVHVAREMQRQGFSLPLMIGGATTSKAHTAVKIEPKYQNDAVVYVTDASRAVGVATQLLSKELKAGFVEKTRADYVEVRERTAARGARTERLPYAKAVENKPKFDWAGYRPPVPSFTGVKLLDDIDLATLAEYIDWTPFFIAWDLAGKYPRILTDEVVGEAATALFEDAQAMLKKLIDEKLVQARALFGFWPANQVNDDDLELYGDDGQPLATLHHLRQQTIKPDGKPNFSLADFVAPKASGITDYVGGFITTAGIGAEEVAKAYQQAGDDYNSIMVKALADRLAEACAEWLHAEVRKHWWGYQPDERLDNEALIKEQYVGIRPAPGYPACPDHTEKGTLFELLDPTAEEGKPGRSGVFLTDHYAMFPAAAVSGWYFAHPQAQYFAVGKVDKDQVQSYTRRKGQELAVSERWLAPNLGYDY is encoded by the coding sequence ATCATGTCCCCGTCCGACCGCAGCGCCCGTCTCAATGCCCTTCAGCACGCTCTGCAAGAGCGCATCCTGATCCTCGACGGCGGCATGGGCACCATGATCCAGAGCTACAAGCTGGAAGAAGAGGATTATCGCGGCGCGCGCTTCGCCGACTGGCCCCAGGACGTCAAGGGCAACAACGACCTGCTGATCCTCAGTCGCCCGGACGTCATCGGCGCCATCGAGAAGGCCTACCTGGACGCCGGCGCCGACATCCTCGAGACCAACACCTTCAACGCCACCCGCGTGTCCCAGGCCGACTACGGCATGGAGGAACTGGTCTACGAGCTGAACGTCGAGGGCGCCCGCCTGGCCCGCCAGGTGGCCGACGCCAAGACCGCCGAGACGCCGCACCGGCCGCGCTTCGTCGCCGGGGTGCTGGGTCCGACCAGCCGCACCTGCTCGATCTCTCCGGACGTGAACAACCCCGGCTACCGCAACGTCACCTTCGACGAGCTGGTGGAGAACTACACCGAGGCGACCCGCGGCCTGATCGAGGGCGGCGCGGACATGATCCTGATCGAGACCATCTTCGACACGCTCAACGCCAAGGCGGCGATCTTCGCGGTCCAGGAGGTCTACGAGCAGCTCGGCGTCGAGCTGCCGATCATGATCTCCGGCACCATCACCGATGCCTCCGGCCGCACCCTGTCCGGGCAGACCACCGAAGCCTTCTGGAACTCGGTGCGCCATGCCAAGCCGATCTCCGTGGGGCTGAACTGCGCCCTCGGCGCCAAGGAGCTGCGCCCCTACCTGGAAGAGTTGGCGACCAAGGCCGAGACCCATGTCTCCGCCCACCCCAACGCCGGCCTGCCCAACGCCTTCGGCGAGTACGACGAGACGCCGGCGGAGATGGCCGCGGTGGTCGAGGAGTTCGCCGCGTCCGGCTTCCTCAACATCGTCGGCGGCTGCTGCGGCACCACCCCCGGGCACATCCAGGCGATTGCCGAAGCGGTGGCCAAGTACCCGCCGCGCGCCCTGCCGGATATCCCCAAGGCCTGCCGGCTGTCGGGCCTGGAACCCTTCACCATCGACCGCAACTCGCTGTTCGTCAACGTCGGCGAGCGCACCAATATCACCGGCAGCGCCAAGTTCGCCCGGCTGATCCGCGAGGAGAACTACACCGAGGCCCTGGAAGTCGCCCTGCAGCAGGTGGAAGCCGGCGCCCAGGTGATCGACATCAACATGGACGAGGGCATGCTGGACTCGCAGAAGGCCATGGTCACCTTCCTCAACCTGATCGCCGGCGAGCCGGACATCTCCCGCGTGCCGATCATGATCGACTCCTCCAAGTGGGAGGTGATCGAGGCCGGCCTCAAGTGCATCCAGGGCAAGGGCATCGTCAACTCGATCTCCATGAAGGAAGGGGTCGAGGCCTTCAAGCACCACGCCAAGCTGTGCAAGCGCTACGGCGCCGCCGTGGTGGTGATGGCCTTCGACGAGGCCGGCCAGGCCGACACCGCCGCGCGCAAGCGCGAGATCTGCCAGCGCTCCTACGACATCCTGGTCAACGAGGTGGGCTTCCCGCCGGAAGACATCATCTTCGACCCGAACATCTTCGCCATCGCCACCGGCATCGAGGAGCACAACAACTACGCGGTCGATTTCATCGAAGCCTGCGCCTTCATCCGCGATCATCTTCCGTTCGCCCTGTCGAGCGGCGGGGTGTCCAACGTGTCCTTCTCGTTCCGCGGCAACAACCCGGTGCGCGAGGCGATCCACTCGGTATTCCTCTACTACGCGATCCAGAACGGCCTGACCATGGGCATCGTCAACGCCGGCCAGCTGGAGATCTACGACGAGATCCCCAAGCAGCTGCGCGACGCGGTCGAGGACGTGGTGCTCAACCGCACGGCGAACGGCACCGAGGCCCTGCTGGCGATCGCCGACCAGTACAAGGGCGACGGCAGCGTCAAGGAAGTGGAGAACGAGGAGTGGCGCTCGCTGCCGGTCAACCAGCGCCTGGAACACGCCCTGGTCAAGGGCATCACCGCCTTCATCGTCGAGGACACCGAGGAGTGCCGCCAGCAGTGCGCGCGGCCCATCGAGGTGATCGAGGGGCCGCTGATGAGCGGCATGAACATCGTCGGCGACCTGTTCGGCTCGGGCAAGATGTTCCTGCCCCAGGTGGTCAAGTCAGCCCGGGTGATGAAGCAGGCGGTGGCCCACCTGATCCCCTTCATCGAGGCGGAGAAAGGCGACAAGCCCGAGGCCAAGGGCAAGATCCTCATGGCCACGGTCAAGGGCGACGTGCACGACATCGGCAAGAACATCGTCGGCGTGGTGCTGGGCTGCAACGGCTACGACATCGTCGACCTTGGCGTGATGGTGCCGGCGGAGAAGATCCTGCAGACGGCCAAAGAGGAGAAGTGCGACATCATCGGCCTGTCCGGGCTGATCACCCCATCGCTCGACGAGATGGTCCACGTCGCCCGCGAGATGCAGCGCCAGGGCTTTTCCCTGCCGCTGATGATCGGCGGCGCCACCACCTCCAAGGCCCACACCGCGGTGAAGATCGAGCCCAAGTACCAGAACGACGCGGTGGTCTACGTCACCGACGCCTCGCGCGCCGTCGGCGTCGCCACCCAGCTGCTGTCTAAGGAGCTCAAAGCCGGCTTCGTCGAGAAGACCCGCGCCGACTACGTCGAGGTGCGCGAGCGCACCGCCGCCCGCGGTGCTCGTACCGAGCGCCTGCCCTACGCCAAGGCGGTGGAGAACAAGCCGAAGTTCGACTGGGCCGGCTACCGGCCGCCGGTGCCGAGCTTCACCGGGGTCAAGCTGCTGGACGACATCGACCTGGCGACCCTGGCCGAGTACATCGACTGGACGCCCTTCTTCATCGCCTGGGACCTGGCCGGCAAGTACCCGCGCATCCTCACCGACGAGGTGGTCGGCGAAGCCGCGACCGCACTGTTCGAAGACGCCCAGGCCATGCTCAAGAAGCTGATCGACGAGAAACTGGTCCAGGCCCGCGCACTGTTCGGCTTCTGGCCGGCCAACCAGGTCAACGACGACGATCTGGAGCTCTATGGCGACGACGGCCAGCCCCTGGCGACCCTGCACCACCTGCGCCAGCAGACCATCAAGCCGGACGGCAAGCCCAATTTCTCCCTGGCCGACTTCGTCGCGCCGAAGGCCAGCGGCATCACCGACTACGTGGGTGGGTTCATCACCACCGCCGGCATCGGCGCCGAGGAAGTGGCCAAGGCCTACCAGCAGGCCGGGGACGACTACAACTCGATCATGGTCAAGGCCCTGGCCGACCGCCTGGCCGAGGCCTGCGCCGAATGGCTGCACGCCGAGGTGCGCAAGCACTGGTGGGGCTATCAGCCGGACGAGCGGCTGGACAACGAGGCGCTGATCAAGGAGCAGTACGTCGGCATCCGCCCGGCGCCCGGCTATCCGGCCTGCCCGGATCACACCGAGAAAGGCACCCTGTTCGAGCTGCTCGACCCGACCGCCGAAGAAGGCAAGCCGGGCCGCAGCGGCGTGTTCCTCACCGATCACTACGCCATGTTCCCCGCCGCCGCCGTCAGCGGCTGGTACTTCGCCCACCCGCAGGCGCAGTATTTCGCCGTCGGCAAGGTCGACAAGGACCAGGTACAAAGCTACACCCGGCGCAAGGGCCAGGAACTGGCGGTCAGCGAACGCTGGCTGGCGCCGAACCTGGGCTACGACTACTGA
- a CDS encoding RidA family protein, whose translation MQIHRINPTKRWSDITVFNGIAHFVEIADADPKADIKGQVAQIFAQAEQSLAKIDSDKTRILSTTIYLTDFANLAALNELWDAWFEEGTAPSRACVKAELANPDYLVEMTFVAAAGAGFSE comes from the coding sequence ATGCAGATCCATCGCATCAACCCCACCAAGCGCTGGTCCGACATCACCGTGTTCAACGGTATCGCCCACTTTGTCGAGATTGCCGACGCCGACCCCAAGGCCGATATCAAGGGCCAGGTCGCACAGATTTTCGCCCAGGCCGAACAGTCGCTGGCGAAGATCGACAGCGACAAGACGCGCATCCTCTCCACGACTATCTACCTCACCGACTTCGCCAACCTGGCGGCGCTCAACGAACTCTGGGACGCCTGGTTCGAGGAAGGCACGGCGCCGAGCCGCGCCTGCGTCAAGGCGGAGCTGGCAAACCCGGACTACCTGGTGGAGATGACCTTTGTCGCCGCCGCCGGCGCCGGCTTCTCCGAGTAA
- a CDS encoding DUF1223 domain-containing protein, with protein MRKPPLALPLALLLCSLLARAEDGLHISSGVSATAVLELYTAQGCSSCPPADRWLSALREHPALWHGLIPLAFHVDYWDRLGWPDPFANPEHSARQRGYARAGASRGVYTPAFILAGREWHGWFRDQPLRLPCATEVGNLSLRLEGDSLQLSFAPSRPAPPGLIAHVARLGFGLRTEVQRGENAGKRLGHDFVVLSLQRIAPDMANRWQTRLHRDRRGERQAVVAWLSAPGRLPPYQAVGGWLPASAELDSH; from the coding sequence ATGCGCAAACCGCCGCTTGCCTTGCCCCTCGCCCTGCTGCTCTGCAGCCTCCTCGCCCGCGCCGAGGACGGCCTGCATATCAGCAGTGGCGTCTCGGCCACCGCCGTGCTGGAACTTTACACCGCCCAGGGCTGCAGTTCCTGCCCGCCGGCCGACCGCTGGTTGTCCGCGCTGCGCGAGCATCCGGCACTGTGGCACGGCCTGATCCCCCTGGCCTTTCATGTCGACTACTGGGACCGGCTGGGTTGGCCGGACCCCTTCGCCAACCCCGAGCATAGTGCCCGGCAGCGCGGCTATGCTCGGGCGGGGGCCAGCCGTGGTGTCTATACCCCCGCCTTCATCCTGGCCGGGCGCGAGTGGCACGGCTGGTTCCGCGACCAGCCACTGCGCCTGCCCTGCGCCACCGAGGTCGGCAACCTGAGCCTGCGCCTGGAGGGCGACAGCCTGCAGCTGTCTTTCGCCCCCAGCCGCCCGGCGCCGCCTGGCCTGATCGCCCATGTCGCCCGCCTCGGCTTCGGCCTGCGCACCGAAGTGCAGCGCGGCGAGAACGCCGGCAAGCGGCTCGGACATGATTTCGTGGTGTTGAGCCTGCAGCGCATTGCCCCCGACATGGCGAATCGCTGGCAGACGCGCCTGCACCGCGACCGGCGCGGCGAACGCCAGGCCGTGGTCGCCTGGCTCAGCGCCCCGGGTCGGTTGCCCCCCTATCAGGCGGTCGGCGGCTGGCTGCCCGCCTCTGCCGAGCTCGACTCGCACTGA
- the nfuA gene encoding Fe-S biogenesis protein NfuA, giving the protein MSTITITDAAHDYLADLLSKQNTTGIGIRIFITQPGTQYAETCIAYCKPGEQKAEDTALALASFTAWIDAVSEPFLEDAVVDYATDRMGGQLTIKAPNAKVPMVNEDSPLNERINYYLQTEINPGLASHGGQVSLIDVVDDGIAVLQFGGGCQGCGQADLTLKEGIEKTLLERIPELKGVRDVTDHSNRENAYY; this is encoded by the coding sequence ATGAGCACCATCACCATTACTGACGCCGCACACGATTACCTGGCCGATCTGCTGAGCAAGCAGAACACCACCGGCATCGGCATCCGCATCTTCATCACCCAGCCGGGCACCCAGTATGCGGAAACCTGCATCGCCTATTGCAAGCCGGGCGAGCAGAAGGCCGAGGACACCGCCCTGGCCCTGGCCAGCTTCACCGCCTGGATCGATGCGGTGAGCGAGCCGTTCCTCGAGGATGCCGTGGTGGACTACGCCACCGACCGCATGGGCGGCCAGCTGACCATCAAGGCGCCGAACGCCAAGGTGCCCATGGTCAACGAGGACAGCCCGCTCAACGAGCGCATCAACTATTACCTGCAGACCGAGATCAACCCGGGCCTGGCCAGCCACGGCGGCCAGGTCAGCCTGATCGACGTGGTCGACGACGGTATCGCCGTACTGCAGTTCGGCGGCGGCTGTCAGGGTTGCGGCCAGGCGGACCTGACCCTCAAGGAAGGCATCGAGAAGACCCTGCTCGAGCGTATCCCGGAGTTGAAGGGGGTGCGCGACGTGACCGATCACAGCAACAGGGAAAACGCCTACTACTGA
- a CDS encoding universal stress protein — protein MYRQIMIPVDLAYVERLEKALATGADLAKVYGAPVCYVGVSSNTPSAIAHNPAEFTAKLEAFAKAQAQKYGLATVSSAAYISHDPAVDLDKTLLKAAKEQHADLVVMASHVPGLAEHLFASNAGYFASYSDASVLVVR, from the coding sequence ATGTACCGCCAAATCATGATTCCCGTCGACCTCGCCTATGTCGAGCGCCTGGAGAAGGCCCTGGCGACCGGCGCCGACCTGGCCAAGGTGTATGGTGCCCCGGTCTGCTATGTCGGCGTGTCGAGCAACACGCCCAGCGCCATAGCCCACAACCCCGCCGAGTTCACCGCCAAGCTGGAGGCCTTCGCCAAGGCCCAGGCCCAGAAGTACGGCCTGGCCACGGTCAGCAGCGCGGCCTACATAAGCCATGACCCGGCCGTGGACCTGGACAAGACCCTGCTGAAAGCGGCCAAGGAGCAGCACGCCGACCTGGTGGTCATGGCCTCCCATGTGCCCGGCCTGGCCGAGCACCTGTTCGCCTCCAACGCCGGGTATTTCGCCTCCTACTCCGATGCCTCGGTGCTGGTGGTGCGCTAG
- a CDS encoding RNA methyltransferase yields MHIHDFHQRLAELGAKPQHIGRITRAWLQGKALDSGTRNQRSENFLPLAVRQALAELAGQLDGLARLRSEHPGADGSARLLVELGDGQMVESVLLPRDGLCVSSQVGCAVGCVFCMTGKSGLLRQLSSAEIVAQVALARRFRNVKKVVFMGMGEPAHNLDNVLAAIDLLGSEGGIGHKNLVFSTVGDPRVFERLPQQRIKPALALSLHTTDAELRQQLLPRAPRIDPAELVELGEAYARSVDYPIQYQWTLLKGINDSQEEMDGILRLFKGKFAVLNLIPYNSLEADDFQRPDGERIVQIVRYLHSRGVLTKVRNSAGQDIDGGCGQLRARASALLNARQARAR; encoded by the coding sequence ATGCACATCCACGACTTTCACCAGCGCCTCGCCGAACTCGGCGCCAAACCCCAGCACATCGGGCGCATCACCCGTGCCTGGCTGCAGGGCAAGGCACTGGACAGCGGCACGCGCAACCAGCGCAGCGAAAACTTCCTGCCGCTCGCCGTGCGCCAGGCCCTGGCGGAACTGGCCGGGCAACTGGACGGGCTGGCCCGCCTGCGCTCAGAGCATCCGGGTGCCGACGGTTCGGCGCGCCTGCTGGTGGAGCTGGGCGACGGCCAGATGGTGGAAAGCGTACTGCTGCCGCGCGACGGCCTGTGCGTGTCGAGCCAGGTCGGCTGCGCGGTGGGCTGCGTGTTCTGCATGACCGGCAAGAGCGGCCTGCTGCGCCAGTTGAGCAGCGCCGAAATCGTGGCCCAGGTCGCCCTGGCCCGGCGCTTTCGCAACGTCAAGAAGGTGGTGTTCATGGGCATGGGCGAGCCGGCGCACAACCTCGACAATGTGCTGGCGGCCATCGACCTGCTCGGCAGCGAAGGCGGCATCGGCCACAAGAACCTGGTGTTCTCCACCGTCGGCGACCCGCGCGTGTTCGAGCGCCTGCCGCAGCAGCGGATAAAGCCGGCCCTGGCGCTGTCGCTGCACACCACCGATGCCGAGTTGCGCCAGCAGCTGCTGCCCCGGGCGCCGCGTATCGACCCGGCGGAGCTGGTCGAGCTGGGCGAAGCCTATGCCCGCAGCGTCGACTACCCGATCCAGTATCAATGGACGCTGCTCAAGGGCATCAACGACAGCCAGGAAGAAATGGACGGCATCCTGCGCCTGTTCAAGGGCAAGTTCGCCGTGCTCAACCTGATCCCCTACAACAGCCTGGAAGCCGACGACTTCCAGCGTCCGGACGGCGAGCGCATCGTGCAGATCGTCCGCTACCTGCACAGTCGCGGCGTGCTGACCAAGGTGCGCAACTCGGCGGGGCAGGATATCGACGGCGGCTGCGGCCAGCTCCGCGCCCGGGCCTCGGCCCTGCTCAACGCCCGCCAGGCACGCGCCCGCTGA